From the Streptomyces pluripotens genome, one window contains:
- a CDS encoding molybdopterin-dependent oxidoreductase — MTVKNVTDQKIRTRTAHRTCPLCEAGCALRLDLDDDGRVLRVAGDERDPLSKGYICPKGAVLGKVDEDPDRLRRPLLRQEGEWREVGWDEAFAAVEAGLSEVIGTHGRDAVALYFGNPTFHTIAAYLYRQAITQALGSKNVYSASTADQMPKQVACGLMFGDAMAIGVPDLDHTGHLLILGANPVESNGSLCAAPDFAGRLKALRRRGGKVVVVDPRRTRTAALADEHLSVRPGTDPLLLMAMVHTVLDENLERIGLPVSGLEQLRELAHDFPPEAVGPVCGIAPETIVRTARELAAAPSAAVYARIGTCTTPFGTVAQWLVDVLNTLTGNLDRRGGVMFAETAALEIFRAGPAFSTGKWHSRVRGLPEVLGEFPVATLADEIETPGEEQVRALVTIAGNPASSAPNAPRLARAIEGLDFVVCVDPYLNETTRLADVILPPPRTLQSPHFDFLVQIIMVRNYARYSRAILPLDDDQRSEAEILARLMLIAAGLGVGTEPTRAEEMFLDQLGITGEAVDALDGEDGTEKIVDALLRAGGYGLSLKALLDAPHGLDLGPLQPRLPALLRTPDNRVDLAPPQLVAEAQRLRACLDGEPPEFLLIGRRHLRSNNSWLHNVEELRGGTNLCTLQIHPADAARLGLDATTPAVIGSAVGELTVPIEVTDTIMPGVVSLPHGWGHQDSPQRVARRDPGVNTNILTDDAVLDGVSGTAVFNAVPVTVRAAPQG; from the coding sequence GTGACCGTCAAAAATGTAACGGACCAGAAAATCAGGACCCGGACCGCGCACCGGACCTGTCCGCTGTGTGAGGCAGGCTGTGCTCTGCGGCTCGACCTGGACGACGATGGCCGCGTCCTCCGGGTCGCTGGGGACGAGCGGGACCCCCTCTCCAAGGGATATATCTGTCCCAAGGGTGCGGTGCTGGGAAAGGTGGACGAGGATCCCGACCGGCTGCGCAGACCGCTGCTCCGTCAGGAGGGCGAGTGGCGGGAGGTCGGCTGGGACGAGGCGTTCGCCGCGGTGGAAGCCGGCCTGTCCGAGGTGATCGGCACGCACGGCCGGGACGCGGTGGCGCTGTACTTCGGCAACCCGACGTTCCACACCATCGCCGCGTACCTCTACCGTCAGGCGATCACCCAGGCCCTGGGGTCGAAGAACGTGTACTCGGCCAGTACCGCGGACCAGATGCCCAAGCAGGTCGCCTGCGGCCTGATGTTCGGCGACGCGATGGCGATCGGGGTGCCGGACCTGGACCACACCGGCCACCTGCTGATACTGGGCGCGAACCCGGTGGAGTCCAACGGCTCGCTGTGCGCGGCTCCGGACTTCGCCGGGCGCCTCAAGGCTTTACGACGGCGGGGTGGGAAGGTGGTGGTCGTCGACCCCCGGCGCACCCGCACCGCCGCGCTGGCCGACGAGCACCTGTCCGTCCGGCCTGGCACCGATCCGCTGCTGCTGATGGCGATGGTGCACACCGTGCTGGACGAGAATCTGGAACGGATCGGTCTGCCGGTCTCCGGGCTGGAGCAACTGCGCGAGCTGGCCCACGACTTCCCGCCGGAGGCCGTGGGGCCGGTGTGCGGGATCGCGCCGGAAACCATCGTGCGGACGGCCCGCGAGCTGGCCGCGGCGCCCTCGGCCGCGGTCTACGCGCGGATCGGGACGTGCACGACGCCGTTCGGCACGGTGGCGCAGTGGCTGGTGGATGTCCTCAACACCCTGACGGGCAACCTGGACCGCCGGGGCGGCGTGATGTTCGCCGAGACAGCGGCGCTGGAGATCTTCCGGGCAGGCCCGGCGTTCTCGACCGGGAAGTGGCACAGCCGGGTGCGGGGACTGCCGGAGGTGCTCGGGGAGTTCCCGGTTGCCACACTGGCCGACGAGATCGAGACTCCGGGCGAGGAGCAGGTCCGGGCACTGGTGACGATCGCCGGGAACCCGGCGTCCTCGGCCCCCAACGCTCCCCGGCTGGCCCGGGCCATCGAGGGGCTGGACTTCGTGGTCTGCGTCGACCCGTACCTGAACGAGACGACGCGCCTGGCCGACGTGATCCTGCCGCCGCCGCGGACGCTGCAGAGCCCGCACTTCGACTTCCTGGTGCAGATCATCATGGTGCGCAACTACGCGCGCTACTCCCGCGCGATCCTGCCACTGGACGACGACCAGCGCTCCGAGGCCGAGATCCTGGCCCGCCTGATGCTGATCGCCGCCGGGCTCGGCGTCGGCACCGAGCCGACCCGCGCCGAGGAGATGTTCCTCGACCAACTCGGCATCACTGGGGAGGCGGTCGACGCGCTCGACGGGGAGGACGGCACCGAGAAGATCGTGGACGCGCTGCTACGGGCCGGCGGCTACGGCCTGTCGCTCAAGGCACTGCTGGACGCGCCGCACGGCCTGGATCTGGGGCCGCTGCAGCCACGCCTGCCGGCGCTGCTCCGCACCCCGGACAACCGGGTGGACCTGGCGCCGCCGCAACTCGTCGCGGAGGCCCAACGGCTGCGCGCTTGTCTGGACGGCGAGCCGCCGGAGTTCTTGCTGATCGGCCGCCGCCACCTCCGGTCGAACAACAGCTGGCTGCACAACGTGGAGGAGCTTCGCGGCGGCACCAACCTCTGCACGCTCCAGATTCACCCGGCCGACGCCGCCCGGCTCGGCCTGGACGCCACGACGCCGGCGGTGATCGGCTCGGCGGTCGGCGAGTTGACGGTGCCGATCGAGGTTACCGACACGATCATGCCCGGCGTGGTGAGTCTGCCGCACGGCTGGGGCCACCAGGACTCCCCACAGAGGGTGGCGCGCCGGGACCCCGGGGTGAACACCAACATCCTGACCGACGACGCGGTGTTGGACGGGGTGTCGGGGACCGCTGTGTTCAACGCGGTGCCGGTGACGGTGCGGGCTGCGCCTCAGGGGTGA
- a CDS encoding pyridoxal phosphate-dependent aminotransferase, with protein sequence MVDVANRMRGLQESSITAMTVRCQELGAINLAQGLCQVPPPPSLLAEGARDFRDIDHSYSAPEGFAVFREAVADKLKKYSGLSVEPATQIVATVGATGALMATLTALLNPGDGVLLFEPFYGNYPTALGVLDLRAEPVRLFGPGFEVTEEALRSAVTDRTRAMIVCTPNNPSGRRLTMAELMAISAVAEEHDLLVITDEVYEDIYFGPAPHIAPATVGDLGRRTVTVSSLGKSFSVPGWRLGYACGPEGLMDAIRVAAESLVVCPPAPLQELGARALRLGDNYYRGLRAMYDRKRRALTEGFVAAGLSPNEPDGSYYLFVECSPLGVTTGAEATEILLQRSLVGTVPGETFYLHSPDLPYIRACFSLPDEVIADAAGRLARGV encoded by the coding sequence ATGGTCGACGTCGCCAACCGCATGCGGGGCCTGCAGGAGTCCTCGATCACCGCTATGACCGTGCGCTGTCAGGAACTCGGTGCCATCAACCTCGCGCAGGGACTGTGCCAGGTCCCACCGCCTCCTTCGCTGTTGGCGGAGGGCGCGCGCGATTTCCGGGACATCGACCATTCATACAGCGCGCCCGAAGGATTCGCCGTCTTTCGCGAAGCCGTCGCAGACAAGCTGAAGAAGTACAGCGGGCTCAGCGTCGAGCCGGCGACTCAGATCGTGGCCACCGTCGGCGCGACCGGCGCCCTCATGGCCACGCTCACAGCGCTACTCAACCCGGGAGACGGCGTGCTCCTCTTCGAGCCCTTCTACGGCAACTATCCGACCGCGCTCGGGGTACTGGACCTGCGCGCGGAGCCGGTTCGGCTTTTCGGCCCGGGTTTCGAGGTCACCGAGGAGGCGCTGCGATCGGCTGTCACCGACCGCACCCGAGCGATGATCGTCTGCACTCCGAACAACCCGAGTGGACGACGGCTCACCATGGCGGAGCTCATGGCGATTTCGGCCGTCGCGGAGGAGCACGATCTGCTCGTCATCACCGACGAAGTTTATGAGGACATCTACTTCGGCCCGGCCCCGCACATCGCCCCGGCGACCGTCGGCGATCTCGGCAGGCGCACGGTGACGGTGTCGTCGCTGGGGAAGTCGTTCAGCGTTCCAGGATGGCGGCTCGGTTACGCCTGTGGCCCGGAAGGGCTGATGGACGCGATCAGGGTCGCGGCCGAGTCGCTCGTGGTCTGCCCGCCGGCTCCGCTCCAGGAACTCGGCGCGCGGGCGCTGAGGCTGGGCGACAACTACTATCGCGGCCTCCGCGCGATGTACGACCGGAAGCGCCGAGCCCTGACGGAAGGCTTTGTCGCCGCCGGGCTGTCGCCCAACGAACCGGACGGCTCCTACTACCTGTTCGTCGAGTGCTCGCCCTTGGGAGTGACGACCGGGGCGGAAGCGACGGAGATCCTGCTGCAGCGAAGCCTCGTCGGAACGGTGCCCGGAGAGACCTTCTACCTGCACTCACCGGACCTTCCGTACATTCGCGCATGTTTCTCCCTTCCGGACGAAGTCATAGCCGATGCCGCCGGCAGGTTGGCGAGAGGGGTCTGA
- a CDS encoding SDR family NAD(P)-dependent oxidoreductase, producing the protein MTEDVSESTGGRAVLVTGAARGIGWAVARRFAKAGDRVAILDQVPDEVAEKLVAGLDGGGHLAVKADLTDSKAVLAAVDSAVAQLGGLDVLVNNAGIFIAHPITEVDYATWQELWRSTLGVNLVGAANVTWCAVRHMKERGRGGRIINVSSRGAFRGEPDVPAYGASKAGLNSLTQSLALALAPHRIAVSAVAPGFVATGMTTEWLKPPSGDEIRTQSPFGRVAEPDEIAAAVFYLASAQAEWASGAILDLNGASYLRT; encoded by the coding sequence ATGACCGAGGACGTGAGTGAGTCGACCGGAGGCCGCGCGGTTCTCGTGACTGGGGCGGCCCGGGGTATCGGGTGGGCCGTCGCGCGGCGGTTCGCGAAGGCCGGTGACCGGGTGGCGATCCTGGACCAGGTGCCGGATGAGGTCGCCGAGAAACTGGTGGCCGGGCTTGACGGCGGTGGGCACCTCGCCGTCAAGGCCGACCTGACCGACAGCAAGGCTGTCCTGGCGGCAGTGGACTCGGCCGTCGCCCAACTGGGCGGTCTGGACGTCCTGGTGAACAACGCCGGCATCTTCATCGCACACCCGATCACCGAGGTCGACTACGCGACCTGGCAGGAGCTGTGGCGCTCGACGTTGGGGGTCAACCTCGTCGGCGCGGCCAACGTGACCTGGTGTGCGGTCAGGCACATGAAGGAGCGGGGTCGCGGTGGGCGGATCATCAACGTCTCGTCGCGGGGCGCGTTCCGCGGCGAGCCGGACGTGCCTGCCTACGGCGCCAGCAAGGCGGGCCTGAACTCGTTGACCCAGTCGCTGGCGCTCGCGCTCGCGCCGCACCGGATCGCGGTTTCCGCAGTGGCACCCGGATTTGTGGCCACCGGTATGACCACGGAGTGGCTCAAGCCGCCGAGCGGCGACGAGATCAGGACACAGAGCCCGTTCGGCCGCGTCGCAGAGCCGGATGAGATCGCCGCTGCCGTGTTCTACCTGGCCTCCGCTCAGGCCGAGTGGGCCAGCGGCGCCATCCTCGACCTGAACGGCGCCTCTTACCTGCGCACCTGA
- a CDS encoding acyl carrier protein encodes MYEQLKAIMVDVLLLDADSVHPDATLEEAGIDSLAVVELSLVLSQHHGIEITDDELIELDRVTDIAALMEQRTGL; translated from the coding sequence ATGTACGAGCAGCTGAAGGCGATCATGGTCGATGTCCTGCTGCTGGACGCCGACAGCGTGCATCCGGACGCGACGCTCGAAGAGGCGGGCATAGACTCACTCGCTGTCGTCGAGCTGTCTTTGGTGCTCAGCCAGCACCACGGCATCGAGATCACCGACGACGAGCTGATCGAGCTCGACAGGGTGACGGACATCGCCGCCCTCATGGAGCAGCGGACCGGCCTCTGA
- a CDS encoding beta-ketoacyl-ACP synthase III, translating into MTGGTGGAADRAVICGIGYRVPDRIVTNAELCARLDTSEDWIVARTGISRRRWVEPGEATSDLAVRAGRAALKSAGGGQIDAVVLATTTPDQRCPATAPEVASRLGLGGVAALDVSAVCTGFLYGLATAAGFIAAGLAERVLMIAAEAFSTLLDPDDRTTLPIFGDGAGAVVLRRGRADEPGAVGPLVLGSDGDRSELITVKAGGARQPFPGPIPDDGSQYFKMRGREVFRQSVERMSAAGTEALSLAGWQLGDVDRVVTHQANARVSAALAERLGLRRDVMAQNIADVGNTAAASIPVLLAQATADGSVEAGHRLLLVAFGGGLTWGATTLTWPHLELHDA; encoded by the coding sequence GTGACCGGTGGCACGGGCGGGGCCGCGGATCGGGCGGTCATCTGCGGTATCGGGTACCGGGTGCCGGACCGGATCGTCACCAACGCGGAACTGTGCGCGCGTCTTGACACCTCGGAAGACTGGATCGTGGCACGGACCGGGATCTCCCGGCGCCGCTGGGTCGAGCCGGGCGAGGCGACATCCGACCTCGCGGTCCGGGCGGGCCGGGCCGCGCTCAAGTCGGCCGGCGGTGGGCAGATCGACGCCGTCGTGCTGGCGACCACCACCCCGGACCAGCGCTGCCCGGCGACCGCGCCCGAGGTGGCCTCGCGCCTCGGCCTCGGCGGTGTCGCAGCCTTGGATGTCTCCGCCGTGTGCACCGGATTCCTCTACGGCCTGGCGACGGCGGCGGGATTCATCGCGGCGGGGCTGGCCGAGCGTGTCCTGATGATCGCAGCGGAGGCGTTCTCCACTTTGCTCGACCCGGACGACCGGACGACCCTGCCGATCTTCGGCGACGGGGCTGGCGCGGTGGTGCTGCGGCGTGGCCGGGCCGACGAGCCGGGAGCCGTCGGCCCGCTGGTCCTGGGCAGCGACGGTGATCGCAGCGAGCTGATCACGGTCAAGGCCGGCGGCGCGCGACAGCCCTTCCCGGGACCCATCCCCGACGATGGGTCGCAGTACTTCAAAATGCGGGGACGCGAGGTGTTCCGGCAGTCGGTCGAGCGGATGAGCGCTGCGGGGACCGAGGCGCTGAGCCTGGCCGGCTGGCAGCTGGGCGACGTCGACCGCGTGGTCACCCACCAGGCGAACGCGCGCGTGAGCGCCGCGCTGGCCGAGCGGCTCGGCCTGCGCCGGGACGTGATGGCACAGAACATCGCCGACGTCGGCAACACCGCCGCCGCCTCGATCCCGGTCCTGCTCGCCCAGGCGACGGCGGACGGGAGCGTCGAAGCGGGTCACCGGCTGTTGCTCGTCGCTTTCGGCGGCGGCCTCACCTGGGGCGCCACCACGCTGACCTGGCCCCACCTCGAACTCCACGATGCGTAG
- the dmpG gene encoding 4-hydroxy-2-oxovalerate aldolase, which yields MTEATGPKTSGKPIQIHDPSLRDGHHAVRHRLGADQLRAYARAADAARVPVVEVGHGNGLGASSLQVGLAKLNDDEMLSITREALTNSKLGVFLLPGWGTAQDIKNAIAHEVDLVRVGTHCTEATLAERHLGFLRDEGVEAHGVLLMSHMATPDQLAEECARLVGYGATGVGILDSAGHYLPPDVTERVRAIRAAVDVSVIFHGHNNLGMAVANSVAAADAGADILDACARGFGAGAGNTQLEVLVPVLERLGYRTGIDLYGLLDAADIAERELMPAPPTIDSLSVVSGLAGVFSGFKTRVLDISTRENVDPRDVFFELGRRQAVAGQEDLIMDVALALRGAGIGDKP from the coding sequence ATGACCGAGGCGACAGGACCAAAGACCTCGGGCAAGCCGATCCAGATCCACGACCCGAGTCTGCGGGACGGCCACCATGCCGTCCGGCACCGTCTCGGCGCGGACCAGCTGCGCGCGTACGCCCGGGCGGCGGACGCCGCGCGCGTTCCGGTGGTCGAGGTCGGCCATGGCAACGGGCTAGGCGCGTCCTCCCTCCAGGTCGGCCTCGCCAAGCTCAACGACGACGAGATGCTGTCGATCACGAGGGAAGCCCTGACGAACAGCAAGCTGGGCGTCTTCCTGCTTCCAGGTTGGGGCACGGCCCAGGACATCAAGAACGCCATCGCGCACGAGGTCGACCTGGTCCGCGTCGGCACGCACTGCACCGAGGCGACCCTGGCCGAACGGCACCTCGGCTTCCTGCGCGACGAGGGTGTGGAGGCGCACGGCGTCCTCCTCATGAGCCACATGGCGACCCCGGACCAGCTCGCCGAGGAATGCGCGCGCTTGGTCGGGTACGGTGCCACCGGGGTGGGCATCCTCGACTCCGCCGGCCACTACCTCCCGCCCGATGTCACCGAGCGCGTCCGGGCCATCCGCGCCGCCGTCGACGTATCGGTGATCTTCCACGGGCACAACAACCTGGGCATGGCCGTCGCGAACTCCGTCGCGGCCGCCGACGCGGGAGCGGACATCCTGGACGCGTGTGCGAGGGGCTTCGGCGCCGGCGCGGGCAACACCCAGCTGGAGGTACTGGTGCCGGTGCTCGAACGGCTCGGGTACCGGACCGGCATCGACCTGTACGGGCTCCTGGACGCGGCGGACATCGCCGAACGGGAACTGATGCCCGCGCCGCCCACGATCGACTCCCTTTCCGTCGTCAGCGGCCTGGCCGGAGTGTTCTCCGGGTTCAAGACCCGGGTGCTCGACATCTCCACGCGCGAGAACGTCGATCCGCGGGATGTCTTCTTCGAGCTGGGCAGGCGCCAGGCGGTCGCGGGCCAGGAGGACCTCATCATGGATGTCGCGCTGGCCCTGAGAGGCGCCGGGATCGGGGACAAGCCGTGA
- a CDS encoding acetylating acetaldehyde dehydrogenase — MTYNDSRAAAGRLSVAVLGTGLIGIDLVTKIIRSGRLDLRLVAGRNEAAPALRRTAALGVPVSAGGVESLVDVEHPFDVVFDATSAASHARHREKLSPLGTTLIDLTPSRSGRMIIPTVNRADIPGHRDLSMVSCGGQASVPVLHAITRAHRIDYIEVVTTCATLSIGHGTRMNLDEYVETTQEAIRYFTGVRDVKVMLNISPARPPATFRVAMSLLGPDLTTESVSPLVAAAADDVRSYAGGFEVKACTVNDGKAFVSVEVTSSGDRIPRYAGNLDIINSAAILVAESYAAERLSMAGVGKS; from the coding sequence ATGACCTACAACGACTCCCGGGCAGCGGCCGGCAGGCTGTCCGTGGCGGTGCTCGGCACCGGCCTCATCGGCATCGATCTGGTGACCAAGATCATCCGTTCCGGCCGTCTCGATCTGCGGCTGGTCGCGGGCCGCAACGAAGCCGCGCCGGCACTGCGGCGGACGGCGGCACTGGGCGTGCCGGTTTCGGCCGGGGGCGTAGAGTCCCTGGTGGACGTCGAGCACCCCTTCGACGTGGTCTTCGACGCCACCAGCGCGGCCTCCCACGCTCGGCACCGGGAGAAGCTCTCGCCGCTGGGCACGACGCTGATCGACCTGACGCCGAGCCGGAGCGGGCGGATGATCATCCCGACCGTCAACCGGGCGGACATCCCCGGCCACCGTGACCTCAGCATGGTGAGCTGCGGCGGGCAGGCGTCGGTGCCGGTCCTGCACGCGATAACGCGGGCCCACCGGATCGACTACATCGAGGTGGTGACGACCTGTGCCACCCTGAGCATCGGTCACGGGACGCGCATGAACCTCGACGAGTACGTGGAGACCACGCAGGAAGCGATCCGCTACTTCACCGGTGTCAGGGACGTCAAGGTGATGCTCAACATCAGCCCTGCCCGGCCGCCGGCGACCTTCCGGGTCGCGATGTCCCTGCTGGGCCCGGATCTCACCACCGAATCCGTGTCCCCGCTGGTGGCGGCAGCCGCGGACGACGTCCGTTCCTACGCCGGCGGCTTCGAGGTGAAGGCGTGCACCGTGAACGACGGCAAGGCGTTCGTCTCCGTCGAGGTCACCTCCTCCGGGGACCGCATCCCGCGGTACGCCGGGAACCTCGACATCATCAACTCCGCCGCGATCCTCGTCGCGGAGAGCTACGCGGCGGAACGGCTCTCGATGGCAGGCGTGGGGAAGTCATGA
- a CDS encoding O-methyltransferase, whose product MLDDEIQQYVQDVSLREDGIARELRAATTSQVFEHNMSASPEQGQLLGFLVGLMSARTVVEVGVFTGYSTLCMARALPPDGRLIALDFNEEWAGIGRPFWERAGVADRIQLELRPAAQTLDMLLADGAAGTVDFVFIDADKEGYPAYFERCLELLRPGGLMAIDNVLLTGNVARPDVSDPEIDSMRALNSMLLDDERVELTMLPIFDGVTLAYKRARD is encoded by the coding sequence GTGCTCGACGATGAGATCCAGCAATACGTGCAGGACGTGTCGCTTCGCGAGGACGGGATCGCGCGTGAACTGCGGGCTGCCACCACCTCGCAGGTGTTCGAACACAACATGTCGGCCTCGCCGGAGCAGGGGCAGCTTCTCGGCTTCCTCGTCGGGCTGATGTCGGCCAGAACCGTCGTCGAGGTGGGGGTGTTCACCGGCTACAGCACGCTGTGCATGGCCCGCGCGCTTCCACCGGACGGTCGCCTCATCGCGCTCGACTTCAACGAGGAGTGGGCCGGCATCGGGCGCCCGTTCTGGGAGCGGGCCGGCGTCGCCGACCGCATCCAGCTCGAACTGCGCCCGGCGGCCCAGACCCTGGACATGCTGCTGGCCGACGGCGCAGCTGGCACGGTGGACTTCGTCTTCATCGACGCCGACAAGGAAGGCTACCCGGCCTATTTCGAGCGCTGCCTCGAACTGTTGCGGCCAGGCGGTCTGATGGCGATCGACAACGTCCTGCTGACCGGCAACGTTGCGCGACCGGACGTCAGCGACCCGGAGATCGACTCGATGCGTGCGCTGAACTCCATGCTGCTCGACGACGAGCGAGTCGAGCTGACCATGCTCCCCATCTTCGACGGCGTCACGTTGGCGTACAAGCGCGCCCGCGACTGA
- a CDS encoding non-ribosomal peptide synthetase: MTAFSIPARFAEQVARTPHATAVSEAATGAALSYQELDQRANRLARRLIRLGVGREDRVGVLMERSADLVVALLAILKAGGVYLPVHEADPADRRQWIVDRARPMLLLVDDAMRAAGVPDRVPVVAVHDPEIAGELIDDPRVPLHPDQLAYVIHTSGSTGQPKGVAVTQREVVRLLVDPQWAVERHTRVLQLAPYAFDVSAYEIWMPLLHGGQVVVAPPGRLEPSVLRELITEYEITGLHMTAGLFRVFAEESPATLVGVREVLTGGDVVSPVAVRRVLAACPDIVIRALYGATEGSVFSAHCVITRDTELGKVVPVGDVFTGIRIHILDEGLTPAPAGAVGEIYLAGEGVARGYLGQPDLTAERFVADPFGLPGSRMYRTGDMARRTADDAIEFVGREDSQVKILGFLVDLAEVEAALADHPGLTQVVVLAREREDGNKQLVCYVVAETGTVDLAAVRAHARTKLPGYMTPEAFVRLDALPLTANGKLDREAMPEPDFDQVVASRTPETPLQQELCAMFSSLLEVPDVGIDDSFFDLGGQSLQAIRLCNRIGAAVGVGVSVNKLFDNPTVAELAAYIDANRAAYRATAAS, translated from the coding sequence ATGACAGCCTTTTCTATTCCCGCCCGGTTCGCTGAGCAGGTCGCCAGGACGCCGCATGCGACAGCCGTGTCCGAGGCTGCGACCGGGGCCGCTCTGAGTTATCAGGAACTGGACCAGCGAGCCAACCGGCTCGCGCGTCGTCTGATCAGGCTCGGGGTCGGCCGCGAGGACCGGGTCGGGGTTCTGATGGAGCGGTCCGCCGATCTGGTGGTCGCGCTCCTTGCGATCCTCAAAGCCGGCGGGGTCTACCTGCCGGTCCACGAGGCCGACCCCGCCGACCGGCGGCAGTGGATCGTGGACCGCGCCCGCCCCATGCTGCTGCTCGTGGACGACGCGATGCGCGCGGCCGGCGTGCCCGACCGCGTACCGGTCGTCGCCGTGCACGACCCGGAGATCGCCGGGGAGCTGATCGACGACCCCCGGGTGCCGCTCCATCCCGATCAGTTGGCCTACGTGATCCACACGTCCGGTTCCACCGGCCAGCCCAAAGGCGTCGCGGTGACCCAGCGGGAAGTGGTGCGGCTCCTGGTAGATCCGCAGTGGGCCGTCGAACGGCACACCCGGGTGCTGCAGTTGGCGCCGTACGCCTTCGACGTGTCCGCGTACGAGATCTGGATGCCACTGCTGCACGGCGGCCAGGTGGTCGTCGCGCCCCCCGGTCGGTTGGAGCCCTCGGTCCTGCGTGAGCTGATCACGGAGTACGAGATCACCGGGCTCCACATGACCGCCGGCCTGTTCCGGGTGTTCGCCGAAGAGTCCCCGGCGACGCTGGTCGGCGTGCGCGAAGTGCTCACCGGCGGCGACGTGGTCTCGCCGGTGGCCGTCCGCCGGGTGCTCGCGGCCTGCCCCGACATCGTGATCCGCGCGCTGTACGGCGCGACGGAGGGAAGCGTGTTCTCGGCGCACTGTGTGATCACCCGCGACACGGAACTCGGCAAGGTCGTGCCGGTCGGCGACGTCTTCACCGGGATCCGCATCCACATCCTGGACGAGGGCCTTACGCCCGCGCCGGCCGGCGCCGTCGGCGAGATCTACCTCGCGGGCGAGGGCGTCGCCCGCGGTTACCTCGGCCAGCCCGACCTGACCGCCGAGCGATTCGTGGCCGACCCGTTCGGCCTGCCGGGATCGCGCATGTACCGGACCGGCGACATGGCCCGCCGGACCGCCGACGACGCGATCGAGTTCGTCGGCCGGGAAGACAGCCAGGTGAAGATCCTCGGCTTCCTGGTCGATCTGGCCGAGGTGGAGGCGGCGCTGGCCGACCATCCAGGGCTGACGCAAGTCGTCGTCCTGGCACGCGAGCGGGAAGACGGTAACAAGCAGCTGGTCTGCTACGTCGTAGCCGAGACGGGCACGGTCGACCTGGCGGCGGTACGCGCACACGCCAGGACGAAGCTCCCCGGCTACATGACGCCGGAGGCGTTCGTCCGACTCGACGCGCTGCCACTGACCGCCAACGGCAAGCTGGACCGCGAGGCAATGCCGGAACCGGACTTCGACCAGGTCGTCGCCTCCCGTACGCCGGAGACGCCACTCCAGCAGGAGCTGTGCGCGATGTTCAGCTCCCTGCTCGAGGTGCCCGACGTGGGGATCGACGACAGCTTCTTCGACCTCGGCGGCCAATCGCTGCAGGCGATCCGGCTGTGCAACCGGATCGGCGCCGCAGTCGGCGTCGGGGTCTCGGTGAACAAACTGTTCGACAACCCGACCGTGGCCGAGCTCGCGGCGTACATCGACGCCAACCGGGCCGCGTACCGGGCTACGGCGGCCTCCTGA